From the Flavobacterium sp. CBA20B-1 genome, one window contains:
- a CDS encoding tyrosine-type recombinase/integrase, which translates to MNTTILPTESTVPALTKQLNFQHLIDAFINDQDVKETSKTCYRGHIKQFFIWIQELNYTLDKIERKDIILYKEHLLNKKMSSLTVAGYITIVRKFFEWAESHKLYPNIAKGIKLPRRKQQIRKQPLTSDQVKTLLETCSINSRDFAIINLLVRTGLRTIELVRLDIKDITFKSGKRIALIQGKGRDDKDNFVELTEKAYEPIQAYLKTRGKYSPSDPLFVSESKNSMYKRLSTRTIREIVKTNLKAMGIDDKNYTAHSLRHTVAVSILRAGGTPEMAQFALRHSNSNTTQIYTATLQEERRLQNSGERLLDSIY; encoded by the coding sequence ATGAATACAACCATCCTACCAACGGAATCAACCGTTCCGGCATTAACTAAGCAATTAAATTTCCAACATTTAATTGATGCTTTTATAAATGATCAAGATGTAAAAGAAACATCTAAAACATGTTACCGAGGGCATATAAAACAGTTCTTCATCTGGATCCAAGAGTTAAATTATACTTTGGATAAAATTGAAAGAAAAGATATTATTTTATACAAAGAACATTTGCTTAATAAAAAAATGAGTTCTTTAACCGTTGCCGGTTATATAACCATCGTTCGTAAATTTTTTGAATGGGCAGAATCTCACAAGTTGTACCCGAACATTGCTAAAGGTATAAAATTACCGCGCAGAAAGCAGCAAATAAGAAAACAACCTCTTACTTCAGATCAAGTAAAAACACTCTTGGAAACATGCAGTATAAACTCAAGGGATTTTGCTATTATAAATTTGTTGGTTAGAACTGGACTAAGAACTATTGAATTAGTTAGATTGGATATCAAAGATATTACATTTAAGTCTGGTAAAAGGATTGCTTTAATTCAAGGTAAAGGCCGGGATGATAAGGATAACTTTGTTGAGCTTACAGAAAAAGCTTATGAACCAATTCAAGCATATTTAAAAACACGTGGTAAATATTCCCCTAGTGATCCTTTATTTGTTTCAGAAAGTAAAAACAGCATGTACAAAAGATTGAGTACGCGAACAATTAGAGAAATTGTCAAAACCAATTTAAAAGCAATGGGTATTGATGATAAAAATTATACGGCCCATAGTTTAAGACATACCGTTGCAGTAAGTATATTAAGAGCTGGAGGTACGCCAGAAATGGCGCAATTTGCGCTAAGACACTCAAATAGCAATACAACCCAAATTTATACAGCTACTCTTCAAGAAGAGAGAAGGTTACAAAACAGCGGCGAGCGCCTTCTGGATTCCATTTATTAA